Below is a window of Rhodamnia argentea isolate NSW1041297 chromosome 11, ASM2092103v1, whole genome shotgun sequence DNA.
GTCTCATAGACGTTCATTAAAGCGAAAACCAATTCTGGCAATGTCCATGTCCTAAATGGATCCGACGACCCAAGTTGCTTTCCGAACGTCCCAACTGAAAAAGCTCACCAGTTAATGGAGGCCCAACAGTTTGAAATGACTGGAGAATCCTTCAGCGGATCAAAACCAGATATGCATGAGATCATCTTCTAGATTTGTGTTGATGGGTCAACCTGCAATTTTCTAATAATGAAGAGTGGGGTTCGCCGAACAGAATGCTCATTTTCTCGAACATTTCCGTTCGATACATGGTCACCCAGATCGATCGATCGAgccatatgaaaaaaaaaaaaaaaaacaggacatTGAAGAGAGTACTACTGTCTGAAAAGAATCAAAACCTTAGGAAAGGAAACTATTTGCTTTGGTCAACTCATCAGTCACCATCGAAGATTACGAGAGATTGACAGCAGCCATTGGCATTATCGTATATCATATCATGTCGGCGTACCTCAAACTTTACCTTTGACACCTACGGCAAGCTTCCCTTGTCCAAGACGAAAGGTTTAAATAATCTTTCACGCTCTTTAATTTCTCTCGCAGAATCAACGCTTTCAGAAGTATTTTCTTGGTCAAAAAGGAAACCAGCGCGACATTAATGCTATTTCTGATTTCGAGAGCGATCTAATTATAGCCACGGATATTGTTGTCATTTCGAACGACGACGAGAATAATGTCAAAAGAAGTATAAAAAGTCATCAAATTATCTTACCATGATCTACCAAGATCATCTACTTTGATAAATGACACTTcgaggaaaattaaaattaaagttgAAAAGAGGCGATGAAGACctagaaaagaaacaaaaataccgTAAATAGTAGATCTTATTCACTCGATCTGGTTTAATATCCGATACGAACTtctaattttgccacaaaattCCAACTTAAGGTCCGGAGTCGGTCCGCATTGCAAGAATGAAACTCAAAGGAAAGGAGTTTGACGGGATGGACTCCTGATTGGTCGTATTTTCCGCGCTACCAAAGTAATCGCTGCGGCTGAAGTGTAAATTAAAAGGGTCGGGGGAATCTCATCGCAACACTGTCAGACTTTTCCAAGTCTCTTTGTTCTTCGCACGGGGGCGGGCACCACCCAAAGTCGAAAAGCGGAAGCACCCGCCGCGACTTCCTTTCGAGTTTCGGGGGACTCTTCCGGAGCGATCGCTCTCTGGTTCGTCCGTTTTCACTCTCCAACCGCCGAAAGAGTTCGTCGGAATCATCTCGCCTCTGTGAATTTTTCGTTTTGATTTCTCGGAAGCAGGCCATTCTCAGGTTTCTCGGATTTCCTAGGGTTTCGTTTTTCTCCTGTTCCCCGATGctctgtttctttccttttaattcCCGATTCTCGTCGTCTAATTCGGTTCGTGCTTTGACGTCCGATGCTTTGCATTTGATGGATTTAGCTGAATTTGCTGTCTCTGCGGGTGCGGGGCGTGGGGgaaagtttgattttttgtttctgaTTTATCGCGTGCTTGGGTCGTAGGAATCTAGGGCGTTGAGCGGTTGTGCCATTTCTGTGTGCTTGGACACGTCTGGTGTTTGTCGGttctaatttggaaaattcGGCCTTTTTCATTGCCGTCAGATATTGCGTGCCGTCAGATTTTGCAGTTCTTCGAGCTGATTTGTCTTCCGAGATGGATGATGGGGAGCTCGATTTCTCAAATCAGGAAGTGTTTCCAAACCATGACGTGTTTTCGAGTTCGACTTTAGGAGAAGTTCCTGGTTGTCGCTCGATGGATAGTTTTCTGGACGAAATTTTCAGGGACACCCATGCTTGTACTCACACTCACACTTGTAATCCGCCGGGACCCGACTCTTCACACACTCACACATGTTTTCATGTGCACACTAAAATTGTCCCCGCTGCCAGTGAGGAGAAGGTTTCTACTGATGATACCGCAGAGTCGACGGAGAAGAAATCAAAGAAACGCCCGCTCGGCAATCGGGAGGCGGTTAGGAAATACCGTGAAAAGAAGAAGGCTCGTGCTGCCTCATTAGAAGATGAGGTCATTAGATTGAGGGCCGTGAATCAGCAATTGATGAAGAGGCTTCAGGGTCAGGCTGCATTGGAGGCTGAGATTGCTAGATTGAAGTGTTTGCTTGTGGATATAAGGGGAAGGATCGAAGGAGAGATAGGATCTTTTCCATATCAGAGAACGGCAATGCCCGGCGGTGCTTATGTGGTGAATCCTTGTAACATGCAGTGTAACGATCAGGTTCGTTGCCTTCATCCGACAGTGGAGGGTAGAAGTGGAGATGGTACAAGCATAGATGGGCAGGGATATGTTGGTTGTGAATTTGAAAATCTCCAATGCCTAGCTAATCAGAACGGTTCAGGACCCAAAACGCTTTCTGGATGTGGAAATGAGAACATTGCATCACATGCAGCTTCTTCTGGTGGAAGTAAGAAAAAAGGTGAAAACTAGATCACTTGTTTGCTTTTGCTACCAGCTCATAATCTGTTGGTTATTCAACCTGGTTGTATAAATTGTCTGTGTTCCTCTGTTTTCTGCAGTGTTCTTATGCCATGTGTTGTTTGCCtgtagaaagaaaaatattagagaTGCAAATTGTTTCCAGAATTATGTGGTGCATTCTTGTTGTATGTATGAATATGGTCCACTTGTAAAGTATCCACTTAAAATTAGTCATATCACTTTGGAGATCTATTTGCAAAATGCTGTTCGTCTTACAAATGTAAATGCCATGTACATTGCCTTCCGTCACATCAGATCAGGCTGTTGTAGTTATGTAATTCAACTTCTGAATCTAGGCTTGAAGTTAATTCTTTGCCCTCCAATGAAGATTTGTTGTTCTTAATATGCACTACGCCGACAGAGGATCAATGCTCATGATGTTGATGGGCAGAGTGGCATTGCTGCAAAGGTTATCTTTGCATATATACCTAGGAATAGGAGGGACAATAGTTTCTGGTTTCCATTTCCAATGCATCATTTGGTCCGCTGAGTGAAtgtgtcatttttctcttttactgCTTGAGTTCGCCCTCTCCTTCCACAGTAGTAATTTAGGATGTTGGGTTCTATCAATCGAGAAGATGTTATTTTCAGTGATTATGTTTCTCGCTTTGCTAGATGATCATTATAATGTTGGCTTCTATGCCATCATTCTTCTGGTATCTAATTTCTCTTGGATGTGCTGAATACATTTCTTTGGCTGCCATTTGACTTCATCCTACTTTGTTATTATAGCAGGGTCTCGTGCAGCAATGGCTGGATGAGAATTGTTTCTGTAATCACCATTTTCTTGCAAGAAGACCTATAACTCAATAAGTGGTCTTCACAAGCAGCAGAGGTGGCTTTTGTCAGATTGTTTATTATTTGGTCTCTCTACCGAACTTGGGTTCGCAGAGCTGGCATGGCTTAATTGTGTTTTCAAAGGGTAATGTCTTAATATGCTACATTTTAGGCTGTTGCTTAAGCTGGACCTCAATGGATGAATAGCCAATGGACAGTCCAATAGAGGACAACTTGCTTTCTTATGAGCCTTTAAGACCTATTATTTTGCAGTGCAGTGTGACGAGGTCACACGCTGTGGCGACAAGTAGTGCTTCTTCTGATTAGTAGGAATGCTTCCTGTTTGGATGCTTGATGAATTCCTGATTGTCAAACTACATAAATTTAGGGAAGATGGGGGGTTGTTCCAAGAATCAGTAATCTCCTAATGTGGAGGAGTGAACTCTTATCACTCGAGGGGTCAAGCTCTTCCGTTTGTGGACTGAAATTAGGTTTGCTTGTTTAACAGCGAAGGAACTTAGTAGTTGGCTTGGGAATCTTCTGAATGATCTTTGCGAGCAGTATTTTGCTTTGCTATAACATCGTCTGTTTGGTTCCAAAAATTGCCTTGCATGTACATTATGCAAATAATGATGATATACATCTTCTGAGTTATGTAATGGAGCTAAGCAGGTGAACCTGCCGCTGGCATTGGCTTTTTAGCAAAGAGAGAATCAAGAGAAATGAAGGTATGCATTGAACTGCCAAGGAAATctttaatgattttgatttcgtAGGAAATCATTGATTTCTGACAGGTTTTCCATGCCTTTCTCAGTAGGGTGAGGAGCTTGTTGAAGCTCATTCTCATTCTATGATGAAATTTTGACAAACAGCGAAGAGCCAACATGGTGTATAGATAGATCATTTTGGAAGGTTAAATGATAGACCAATTATTTTGTCAGGGACTACGATCGTGCATAAGTTACTTGAAATTTGAGAAATAGACATCAACCAAAGGGCAAAGGGAAACTGGCGTTGCCAGTCATGATGTCATAGGGTCGGATGAGATTTATTCACTCTTGACCCAAGATTTCAGTTGAGTTGCTTGACTGATCAAAATAACAATGGGATGagtcatgataaatttattgattgcattttttgaaaaactttagATTCGATTATtctcataataaattttagaattttcaatgcGCACTTATTTCAAAATGATAGTAGGATGACTCCTGACTGGGTACAGCTTGTTGAGTCAACTGAGCATGAGAGCAGGAAAGAGTCGGCTAAATCATGTCACAACAAACTCTGAACACACTTAAAACTATTTTAGCTCTTGCTTGCAACAAACTCAAAATTATTTGGGTATGATCGTGTGCGCCCACACGCAGGAAGAATTTCTGTTACCGTATCTCTTACTAGACCTGTAGGCAGTCTGTCAGTTTCTTTGTGAAGATAAACGCTATCAAAGGCCGCGTCAGGTTAGGAGTCAATTAGTTCATTCGACATGTTGCTAAGTTCAAGCGGCCACATGAATTTTGTTCAGATCCTTTTAATCACGTTAAATCTATAGGCCGCTCCTTCATGCCACATTTGATCAAAgcctctttggcaaaattcatGTTTAGGCAATCAAGGGAGAGAATGGTTCCTCTGCTCATTCAACTCCAATCGTCTGAGACAATTAACACCTTCCAGCCACCTAGAAGGAAACGCATCACTATTCAACTCATCCACCGTACACGATCAATTACAGAAAACGGTCTGAGAGCGTACTTCAACCTCATCCAAAGAGCTCGTCCTTTCGCAAATAAACTGACTCACACCTAACGGATCATGCCAGCGAGTATATCTTTCATCTAAGCCGGCTAAAAGGACTGGAAGAAAATGCTTCGTGAAGCATTGTTGAATTAGCAAGTTCAGGAAAAATTCTCTGTTGGACCCGAAACAAAATCAGAGCTGAGAAATTCCTATGAAGCATTTGTACCAAATCTCATACATATCCATCCATGGCCTGCATGCCATCATCATCTCCACAGATACTCTCAGCCATTTGCCAAACCTGAACAGAGTTGTCTTCAGCCACACTCGAGATAACCCATGGTTCGTTCTTGTTCCATGAGAAATCTGAGATCTTAGCTTTATGACCCCCATGAGAAAATAGCAGTTCGGCAGGGCCATCGCTTGCATCTCCCTCTTGCTGTTCATCTCCAAttctaaattgaacatgcaaatgtgacatatttattcgAAACAATAAGGTAAATACGAGTTGCCGGTGCTTCTGCTAATAGATAAGCAACCAGTAGCAAAATGCAGATGTTAAAAACAATAGTAATCTTCTACGCATTTTCTAAACTCATGCAGGTAGTGTCAGTGCGtgcttttgtgtgtgtgtgtgtgtgtgtgtgagagagagagagagagagagagagatagaatgaAAGCAAAAGAATGAGTGACTCTTAGGTTGAGAACCGACACATGGATGGTGTACCTGTTCAGATCCCAGACCATCACCCTTCTGTCCTCCGAGGAAGAAGCTAACACAGCCTCATGATTAGGATCCCATTCTACTTGCAAGACCTCTCCTCTGCAAGAAACAGTTCCAAGTGGAAAGGAGAAATCAAGCACTAGTCTCTTGCCATGACGTAGAACATTAGTGTATCGAGGATGAAGCTAGTCATGGTAAAATCAATCTTAAAAGAAACATAACATCCTTTACAGCTCCACTACGAAGTATCTAAATCTGCTTTGAAGTTCTATAGGTTGCATATAAAGACtgcaatcttttgaaaaataatgatACAGCAAAATCTCAGATCCATCACATGGGCAGAGAACATACTCATGGCTGCTAAAGACATGCAATGGCGTGGTCAGCTTCCGCGTGTCAAACAGTCCAACTGTTGTGTCTGAAGACGCGGTTGCCAGAATCCAGTCATTATACGAGTTGAAAGATACAGAATTCACCTGGGAGCAAAGCATGCAAAAGGCACTTTAATTGCAAATCTATTAGCCACGCAACGATCATGACATAAACGTATATAATCGCTAAGAAATCCAATAACATGTGTCAGGGTATTAACAACAAACATAAGGTTTTTAGTAAAAAGACGAGCAAAAACCAATGAATCGAAGGAAATTCAAGGCTCTCTAACCTCTTTCTCATGTGCTTTAACACATTGCTGTGGTTTATTCGTTCGCAAGTCCCAGATCATCAATTGACAATCATCACCGACAGACCCAAATAAGTTGTCATTCTTCAAGTGCCAAGACACATCTCCAACCGCATTCTCATGAGCCTAAAATGACAGTTTCATCGCCACATAAGTACTTGGTAAAACTACCAAAGTTCCTAAACTGCTATCTATCATATATTACCTCGAAAACATGCATTGCACTGAGCACTTTACCCTGTGCCTCGGCAGATATATTCCAGAGACAAATCTTTTTATCATGGGAAGCGCTTAAAAGGTAACCTTCTTTCAAGGGGCTCCAAGACAATCCATAGCCTTCTCCATCATGACCCATCAACCTCAAATCCGGATCAAACCCACCCTCCTGCTGCTTCGCAGCCTGCTTAGAACAATCAAAAACATAAACCTCACAACCATTTGTCTTAGCACCCACAATATTGTGATTTTGTGGCATGAACCGTGCTCTATTCACTTCCCCATCCACGCGAATCTTTTGCGATATCTCCACCTAAAACCagtgagaaagagagggaaaatatCAGACGGTAGGTCAAGAATCCCAGCATGGTCGACAGCAAGATTGACCGCATTTTAAAAACCGGCGGCATACAGCAGCTTTACACAGAGACACGGTCGTCAAAGTGTAGCCAGCTTGATACTAATTAGAACAACAAAAAGGAATTATAAGGCGGGAATTACATCAAACACTTAGAACGCATGAACCAACTTCAGATAAAACAACACAAAATCAACAGTTTCACCGTACCATGTGATGCAGCAAGCAATACCCGCGTAACTATGCAACTGTAACAGAACCGAAAAATTTTGCGGTGCTGAGGGACACACCTTGGGAAGCGCGGCGTTCTCACTGGAACGATcagatttggaagggaggagGGCGTCAGCGAGCAAGAGGAAGTTGGGGACGCCGTCGGAGGTGTGGGTGCCGAGGACGAGGCGGTGGACGGCGAGGGAATGGTCGTCGGCGAAGGGCTGGGGAGGGAGCGGAGCCCAGTGGACGGTAAGGGATGGCCACTCGAGGGCGTGGGAGATCACGAGGTCATAGAGGATCGGGGTGTTCTTCTTCCACACCTTGAACTCTTCCTCGAGCTGTTCGAGCTCGGCGCTTTCCTCTTCCGCCAtggatgctctctctctctctctctctctccgtgttcGTGATTTGTGGCGCTGCTTTTTCCCGCCAAAGTTTGTTCGTGAATGCTTTAtgctgctaaaaaaaaaaaaagtttttatgcTGACGGAGATGGGCCTACTGTTGGGCTATTAAAGCCCAATATGGAAGGCCCTTCCAAATTCCAATATCatcgtcctcttcttcttcttcctccttttttaacTGTCTACCATAGGAAACTTTGTTGATTATTTTCATTTGGTTCGGCGCTTTAAATTCTAACTCGTGATTATTTCATGtgattttctttgattgattgagtaCTTAAATTCTAAAATCGCCATTCTTATCCACTTACGTTAGGGAATCACTTGTGCTTTTTCCgagtaaataaattataaacttAATGTCTTTGATCAATTATTGAAAACCGCTTATGTTTGAGGTAAAATTTTTCAGTGGGCGGTTTTAATCTTATCGATGTTGTGAGCCTTTGTTTGGACGAGATGGCAAGACATGACACGAAAATGAATTTTATCTTAAACAATTTGACCAAATCAGGAGGTGGGACGCACACGGGTTTAGCCATTGGCCAAATGAAAAGTTAGGGATGATTTTTCCTATTGCCACAGAAAATCCCATGAGATGGCTATCTTTGGAAAAGGATAGATACCCTCGACccgcctttttcttttgcctatTAGGATCGTCTCTATTTTCATGGCCATGTGAGCTATGAACCTCGTCAATAAGAAAAGATGATCCCTAAACATACATACCATTTGCAGAGAACCCATCAAGTAAAAACCAGGTCGTTCCGTATTTTGATTCTACATAACCTACGGGTAGAACAGGAACAAGGATAACAAGGCAAACAAACCCACACTTCAAAGACATTAGCAATTCACAGTTTCGTATCCAGACAACTTTCCGACGAGGCCAGGGACATCTGGCTTTTCATGATATCACGTTCACATGACGACGCAGGCTGCTGGGTTTTCGTCGCTGAACGCGGTGGTGTAGCGGACCTCCGTCGAGCTCGCGCGGGCCAGCTGGTTCGTCTGCGGGTCCTGCGAGTACCTCACGTAACCCGCCGGCGCCTTCCTGTCGTACACCCCCTGCGCGTACGGGTGGTCCACCTCGTCGTACGGCACGTACGGCCACAGCTCGGCCTTCTTGCCCGTCCGGTGGCTGATGCGCGCCACCACCTTGCCCGGGTCCACGTACCCGACCACCGTGA
It encodes the following:
- the LOC115735942 gene encoding basic leucine zipper 19-like, producing MDDGELDFSNQEVFPNHDVFSSSTLGEVPGCRSMDSFLDEIFRDTHACTHTHTCNPPGPDSSHTHTCFHVHTKIVPAASEEKVSTDDTAESTEKKSKKRPLGNREAVRKYREKKKARAASLEDEVIRLRAVNQQLMKRLQGQAALEAEIARLKCLLVDIRGRIEGEIGSFPYQRTAMPGGAYVVNPCNMQCNDQVRCLHPTVEGRSGDGTSIDGQGYVGCEFENLQCLANQNGSGPKTLSGCGNENIASHAASSGGSKKKAGSRAAMAG
- the LOC115735940 gene encoding WD-40 repeat-containing protein MSI2; this translates as MAEEESAELEQLEEEFKVWKKNTPILYDLVISHALEWPSLTVHWAPLPPQPFADDHSLAVHRLVLGTHTSDGVPNFLLLADALLPSKSDRSSENAALPKVEISQKIRVDGEVNRARFMPQNHNIVGAKTNGCEVYVFDCSKQAAKQQEGGFDPDLRLMGHDGEGYGLSWSPLKEGYLLSASHDKKICLWNISAEAQGKVLSAMHVFEAHENAVGDVSWHLKNDNLFGSVGDDCQLMIWDLRTNKPQQCVKAHEKEVNSVSFNSYNDWILATASSDTTVGLFDTRKLTTPLHVFSSHEGEVLQVEWDPNHEAVLASSSEDRRVMVWDLNRIGDEQQEGDASDGPAELLFSHGGHKAKISDFSWNKNEPWVISSVAEDNSVQVWQMAESICGDDDGMQAMDGYV
- the LOC115735944 gene encoding heavy metal-associated isoprenylated plant protein 26, which translates into the protein MGALDHISDLFDCSSGGSKLKKRKQLQTVEVKVKLDCEGCERRVRRAVEGMKGVQQVDIERKASKVTVVGYVDPGKVVARISHRTGKKAELWPYVPYDEVDHPYAQGVYDRKAPAGYVRYSQDPQTNQLARASSTEVRYTTAFSDENPAACVVM